Proteins from a single region of Candidatus Cloacimonadota bacterium:
- a CDS encoding urocanate hydratase, giving the protein MFDPVQVAKLENVLPPDPVFEPGIRRAPDRGLNLSHKEIKQALKNALRYIPSELHKQVAPEFLNELKTMGRIYGYRWRPQGSLRGKPIDEYKGITQARALQVMIDNNLDFDIALYPYELVTYGETGQVCQNWMQYRLIMKYLQVMTAKQTLVVASGHPVGLFPSNPEAPRVISTNGLVIGKWDNPEEFKRLSALGVANYGQMTAGGWMYIGPQGIVHGTYITLLNAGRKYLGIPEVNDLAGVLYISSGLGGMSGAQAKAIEIAGGIGVIAEVDYSRIKTRHTQGWVSKVSNKLDEIFTWVDEARISKKAVSIAYHGNIVDLLRYCEDNDIKVELISDQTSCHAVYEGGYTPVGLSFEEGRKLLAKDTAKFKEQVDISLKKHFRVLQALTAKGSHFWDYGNSFMASVFDAGEHSIAKDSNNTNDGFIWPSYVEDIMGPMCFDYGYGPFRWVCLSRKDEDLRATDKAACDLIDPQRNSMDRDNYHWIKTADENALVVGTKARILYADEEGRIRIALKFNEMVRNGEIGPVILGRDHHDVSGTDSPFRETANIYDGSNLMADMATHCFAGNIARGMTLVVLSNGGGVGIGRSVNGGNGIVLDGSEHMDEVIRKGLSWDVMGGVARRAWARNAGAIETAQNWNIKHAGEGELTVPEPIDEDYIDSLL; this is encoded by the coding sequence ATGTTTGACCCAGTACAAGTAGCAAAATTGGAGAATGTTTTACCTCCGGATCCGGTTTTTGAGCCTGGCATCCGTCGAGCTCCGGATAGAGGCCTGAACCTTTCTCACAAAGAGATAAAACAAGCATTGAAAAATGCTCTGCGCTATATTCCTAGCGAATTGCACAAGCAAGTAGCACCTGAATTTTTAAACGAACTAAAAACTATGGGAAGAATCTATGGCTACCGTTGGCGTCCTCAAGGTAGTTTAAGGGGGAAGCCGATTGATGAATATAAAGGTATTACCCAAGCAAGAGCATTGCAGGTGATGATAGATAATAACTTAGATTTTGATATTGCCCTATATCCTTATGAATTGGTTACCTATGGCGAGACTGGGCAAGTTTGCCAGAACTGGATGCAGTATCGCTTGATAATGAAATATCTTCAAGTAATGACAGCAAAACAAACTTTAGTAGTAGCCAGCGGACATCCAGTGGGATTATTTCCCTCAAACCCTGAGGCACCGAGAGTTATATCTACCAATGGTTTGGTTATTGGGAAATGGGATAATCCTGAAGAATTCAAGCGTTTATCTGCTTTAGGAGTGGCAAATTATGGACAGATGACCGCCGGGGGATGGATGTATATCGGTCCCCAAGGAATTGTTCATGGTACATATATTACTCTGTTGAATGCTGGAAGAAAGTATTTGGGAATACCGGAAGTTAACGATTTAGCAGGTGTACTATACATTTCTTCCGGATTAGGTGGTATGAGTGGTGCCCAAGCAAAAGCTATAGAGATTGCTGGAGGCATTGGCGTTATAGCTGAAGTTGACTATTCACGTATAAAAACTCGCCATACACAAGGCTGGGTATCTAAAGTATCCAACAAGCTTGATGAAATCTTTACTTGGGTAGATGAAGCCCGCATAAGTAAAAAGGCTGTTTCCATTGCCTATCACGGAAATATTGTGGATCTTCTAAGGTATTGTGAAGATAATGATATCAAAGTAGAATTGATCAGTGATCAAACATCATGCCACGCCGTATATGAAGGCGGTTATACGCCAGTCGGACTTAGCTTTGAGGAAGGCAGAAAACTCTTAGCTAAGGATACAGCCAAGTTTAAGGAGCAAGTAGATATTTCTCTAAAAAAACACTTTAGAGTGTTGCAAGCGCTTACTGCAAAAGGGTCTCATTTTTGGGATTATGGCAATAGCTTTATGGCAAGTGTGTTTGATGCAGGAGAGCATAGCATAGCCAAGGATTCAAACAATACAAATGATGGCTTTATTTGGCCATCTTACGTAGAAGATATTATGGGACCAATGTGTTTCGATTATGGTTACGGTCCTTTCCGTTGGGTATGTCTTTCTCGCAAAGATGAAGACCTACGAGCAACAGATAAAGCGGCATGTGATTTGATTGACCCGCAACGTAATTCGATGGATCGAGATAATTATCATTGGATAAAAACTGCAGATGAAAATGCTCTGGTGGTTGGCACAAAAGCTCGCATTCTTTATGCAGATGAAGAAGGGCGCATACGCATCGCTCTTAAGTTTAACGAGATGGTGCGTAACGGAGAGATTGGTCCAGTAATATTGGGTAGAGATCATCATGATGTGTCCGGAACTGATTCCCCCTTCAGGGAGACTGCGAATATTTATGATGGATCTAATCTCATGGCGGATATGGCAACTCATTGCTTTGCCGGAAATATTGCAAGAGGCATGACTCTTGTGGTGCTCTCAAACGGTGGGGGAGTAGGCATTGGCAGAAGCGTTAATGGAGGCAATGGCATTGTATTAGATGGTAGCGAGCACATGGACGAAGTAATCCGTAAGGGACTTTCTTGGGACGTAATGGGAGGAGTTGCGCGTAGAGCTTGGGCGCGAAACGCAGGTGCCATTGAAACGGCTCAGAACTGGAACATCAAGCATGCCGGTGAAGGTGAATTAACAGTTCCGGAACCAATAGATGAAGATTATATTGATAGCCTGCTATAG
- a CDS encoding L-serine ammonia-lyase, iron-sulfur-dependent, subunit alpha, translating to MQKFSEILALLRQEVAPALGCTEPAAVALAAAYAASVFPGNIDQIELKLSPSILKNGMGVGIPNTGLVGLEIAVALGVVVAKPEKDLQVLSDIQPHQLAKAQELAKMVDILLYPSEEKVYIEVLVKNTEHSARAIIRWRHNWLYKLELNNEMLKYQDMGAASSPQMISAEKFKLKNYYNFCCNIDYDTLLELDMGEKINFKIAEYGLTQDLGMSVGKMILEQIQQGLLGDDIHHYAMALTAAATDARMSGCNLPVISNTGSGNQGLSITLPIIAAAKKLKCSHEKLVRALAMGHLVSVHIKNKIGLLSSICGCLSASAGAACGIVLLLDGDYSKVEYAIKNMIGNTAGMVCDGAKEGCSLKVATNTSAAVQAALLANMGKCISANDGIITKDIDETIDNLAEFVNSGMHDADTTILNIMINKKNHREA from the coding sequence ATGCAGAAGTTTTCAGAAATATTAGCTTTGTTAAGGCAGGAAGTAGCTCCGGCGCTTGGATGCACAGAACCGGCAGCGGTAGCTTTAGCTGCAGCATATGCAGCAAGTGTGTTTCCTGGAAATATTGATCAGATTGAGTTAAAACTGAGTCCCTCCATACTAAAAAACGGAATGGGCGTTGGGATTCCCAATACCGGCTTAGTTGGATTGGAGATTGCAGTAGCGCTTGGAGTGGTTGTGGCAAAGCCAGAAAAAGATCTGCAAGTTTTGTCAGATATCCAGCCTCATCAATTAGCCAAGGCCCAAGAACTTGCCAAGATGGTAGATATCCTTCTCTATCCTAGTGAAGAAAAAGTATATATTGAAGTATTAGTGAAGAATACCGAGCACAGCGCAAGAGCCATTATTCGCTGGCGTCACAATTGGCTATATAAGTTAGAATTGAATAATGAAATGTTAAAATATCAAGATATGGGAGCTGCGAGCTCTCCCCAAATGATCTCTGCAGAAAAATTCAAACTTAAGAATTATTACAACTTTTGCTGCAATATAGATTATGATACGCTTTTAGAATTGGATATGGGAGAGAAGATCAATTTTAAAATTGCCGAGTATGGCCTTACACAAGATTTGGGCATGTCTGTAGGAAAGATGATTCTGGAACAAATACAACAAGGGCTTTTAGGTGATGATATTCATCACTATGCAATGGCTCTTACGGCCGCTGCTACTGATGCTCGAATGAGCGGATGCAATCTTCCAGTTATAAGCAACACTGGTAGCGGGAATCAGGGTTTATCAATCACTTTGCCCATTATCGCTGCGGCAAAAAAGCTGAAATGTAGTCACGAAAAATTAGTTAGGGCATTAGCCATGGGCCATCTCGTAAGCGTTCACATTAAAAACAAAATTGGTTTGCTTTCGTCAATTTGTGGATGTCTTTCTGCTTCAGCAGGAGCAGCATGCGGCATTGTATTGCTATTGGATGGTGACTATTCGAAAGTGGAGTATGCCATCAAGAATATGATTGGTAATACAGCGGGAATGGTTTGCGATGGGGCAAAAGAGGGTTGCTCTCTAAAAGTGGCAACTAATACCTCCGCAGCCGTTCAGGCAGCCCTTTTGGCAAATATGGGAAAATGTATCTCTGCAAATGATGGTATCATCACTAAAGATATTGATGAGACAATAGACAACCTTGCCGAATTTGTTAATTCGGGTATGCATGATGCCGATACCACAATCTTAAACATAATGATAAATAAAAAGAACCATAGAGAGGCTTAG
- the murA gene encoding UDP-N-acetylglucosamine 1-carboxyvinyltransferase, giving the protein MDKFIIECNRELSGRIQVSGAKNAILPVMAACLLAPGKSVLKNVPNLIDLKTMAHLLRVIGARVDYENGAMSIDSKDVCYPEAPYELVSKMRASIYVLGPLLARLGEAKVSFPGGCAIGTRPVDLHLKAMEALGANIEIEHGYISAKADQLTGADIHFEKSSVGATINALMAAVLAKGKTRMFNAAMEPEVDSTIDFLNKMGAKIEGKGSTTLSIEGVDELFPVQMEMIPDRIEAGTFLIAAALSTKPVTVCGCNPEHLSILLDKLREAGCKLEIYGAEITVNPPKHITPTNILTLPHPGFPTDLQAQFTVLMCLADGISFVEDTVFPDRFMHIAELNRLQADIQMQHNIARIKGVENLSGAEVMATDLRASAALVLAGMVAEGTTTVSRIYHIDRGYDRIEEKLNGIGAKIRREQG; this is encoded by the coding sequence ATGGATAAGTTTATCATTGAATGTAATCGCGAGCTGAGTGGTAGAATCCAAGTAAGTGGCGCAAAAAACGCAATTCTTCCTGTTATGGCTGCATGCCTCTTGGCGCCTGGAAAATCCGTTTTAAAAAATGTGCCCAATCTTATTGATCTCAAAACAATGGCTCATCTTCTTCGTGTAATTGGCGCAAGAGTTGATTATGAAAATGGAGCAATGAGCATAGATAGCAAAGATGTGTGTTATCCCGAAGCTCCATACGAATTGGTTAGTAAAATGCGTGCTTCTATATATGTATTGGGCCCACTCTTAGCCCGATTAGGTGAGGCTAAAGTTTCTTTTCCAGGCGGCTGCGCAATTGGTACCCGCCCAGTAGATTTACATCTAAAAGCAATGGAAGCTTTAGGAGCCAATATCGAGATTGAACATGGCTATATTAGTGCAAAAGCCGATCAGCTCACTGGAGCCGACATACATTTTGAAAAATCATCTGTCGGAGCCACGATAAACGCCTTGATGGCTGCAGTATTGGCAAAAGGGAAAACTCGTATGTTCAATGCAGCTATGGAACCTGAGGTAGATAGCACTATAGACTTCCTCAATAAAATGGGTGCAAAAATCGAGGGTAAGGGAAGCACCACACTGTCAATTGAGGGTGTTGATGAATTGTTTCCTGTACAAATGGAGATGATTCCAGATCGAATTGAGGCCGGAACTTTTCTTATTGCGGCTGCACTCTCTACCAAACCGGTGACCGTTTGTGGGTGTAATCCCGAGCATCTGAGTATATTGCTGGATAAATTGAGAGAGGCTGGATGTAAGCTGGAAATTTATGGAGCGGAGATAACCGTAAATCCACCAAAACATATTACTCCTACTAATATACTTACCCTTCCACATCCAGGCTTTCCCACCGATTTACAAGCACAATTCACAGTTCTTATGTGTCTTGCCGATGGTATTAGTTTTGTTGAAGACACAGTTTTTCCAGATCGTTTTATGCATATTGCGGAATTAAATCGTTTACAGGCAGATATTCAGATGCAGCATAACATAGCACGCATAAAAGGAGTAGAAAACCTAAGTGGAGCCGAAGTAATGGCTACTGATCTGCGTGCAAGCGCAGCCTTAGTTTTGGCGGGCATGGTTGCAGAAGGAACCACAACTGTATCTCGCATATATCATATTGATAGAGGATACGATCGTATTGAAGAAAAACTGAATGGTATTGGTGCAAAAATTCGCCGCGAACAAGGGTAG